Within the Piliocolobus tephrosceles isolate RC106 chromosome 15, ASM277652v3, whole genome shotgun sequence genome, the region ggcagcaggttgtCTTTTGGCCACAGGGGTGTTTAGAATGTCATCTGGGAACTAGGGCTTGGAAggggggcctcatgactctgcccAGTGCCCTATTCTGCTATGGCAGAGCTGGTACTCGCATTGCAAGACAAAATCCTTTTTATTCTCCTGTCTCTTCTcctcaagaagagagagagggtctcTGCTGGAGCTGCAAGCTGCACTGCATGGGGTTAGAGGAGGAATGATGTGAGCACTCTCTCGGTTGCCTCCGCTGATATCTTACTAGGTTTCCTGCACTCCAAGTCCACCCGCTCTGAgtccagcacagcaccaggacttgcccaggaattgcagtccATGCGGCCTAGACCGCCTTTCAAGTTTACTCAGCACCCCAGAGCACTGCAGCCCACAGTGGCAGGGCTTGCTGGAACTCGAGTTCTGACTGCTGGGATGAACAATTTGCCTGGTTAGGGCTAGTCTAAATCCCTTCATGGGTGTCGGCTGAGTTCTGCCCTGCATTGCTCTCTGCtatgacagggcagcactgagctccaatgcaaagtcccacaatcactgcaCTCTCCCCTCGacaagcacacagattctctcttctTGCCATGCAGCTGCTGCTGAGGGATAGGGGAGGAGTGGTGTGGGCAactcaagactgtctttcctaccctcttcactGTATCCTTCCttaatatgatgttaaaaccagtACTGTGAttgttatttgatttttggtTCTGATGAAGATGCTTTtgtgtgtggatagttgttcaattttgcattcttgtgtgtgtggtgggggaacAACCACTGGAGGCTTCTATTTGGCTGTCTagccctgccccccacccccatcaaCTTTGCAACTAGTGGTTTTAACATCCGTTTTATATGATTGCCTAGATCCAATATTCTATGAGATAATATTTTTTTAGTTGGAATTATTCTATAAAGAAGAActttccagctgggcatggtggctcatgcctataatcccagcactttgggaggcagaggtgggagtattgcttgatcctagaagttcaagaccagcctgggcaacatagtgagatcctgactccacagaagaaaagaaaaataacttttcttcttCAATTGTTTAGGTTACTCTGAAATACAGTTTTTGTATAGGAAGGTCAGCCATCACTGCTTGATTCTTTCTCTTTGATAATTTTTGGAACAAGTTGCAATGGTGACcgtgaaaaatatatttcacttaGTACATGCAGTTGCAGTTGCTTTTCTTTGTGATGCTCAAATTCTCCCATCTTTGGCCAGTGGAAGTGCATTCAGATTGGATTCTATATTCTACTGACATCATCTCAGTAGTCTTTGATAATTCCCTTGCTTTCTGGCAAAACAAAATGTTTCGGGTTCATCTTGGTTCCTTTAAATGTGAAATTGTATTTAGAGACTACAACCTGGGTGCCATGGGTACTCATTGCTACTGAGTTATTATTGTTCTGAGCTTTTTCAGTGAGCAGAGTACTTGGCCTTATGTCAatatttttccagtctttttggTCTTCTGAAGTTCTTCTCTTGTGGATTGCTCAGGACGGGCTCATGAAAGCAATACTCCTGAGTTTTTGCATGTTTATAACTGTTTATCTGCAGCCTTTTTTCCTCAAGGCCAGTTTGGTTGGACATAAAATCTGTGGCtcatattttttgtctttgaataTCCTACATGTCATTTCATTGTCTTCCAGCATGAAGTGCTATTTTATAAAAGTCTGAAGGCACTCTGATATTACCCCCTTGTAAATGACTTTGTCTTTTTGCCTGAatgtcaaaaacattttttcttttcttttggagtctGTAAGTTTTACTCCAATATGTTTCAGTGCTAGTTTCCTGGCTCGGTTTTCCCAGAATGTGGAATGTTTCTTCCATATCTAAttcaagctaatttttatttcaggaaCTTTTGTTAAATGATAAGTTTTAGTGTCTGGCTCTGTTCCTGTGCTTCGGTACTTGTTTGGGATTCTCATTAACATGTTAGATCTTTGTTGTTTATTCTCCATCACTTTTCTCTcaaattctttttatcttttccatttcttttttattttaaaaaagcattttaagagcagttttaggttcacagcaaaattccCATATACCTGCAACATACTCCACATTTTTGGTAGTGCTACTAAAGGTGCATTTGCTGTGGAGACGAACCTACATTGACCCATTTTCTCCTGAAGTCCATAGTTTACGTTGgtgttcactcttggtgttgtacattctgtgggttttgacagaGGCATAACAACATGTATTTACCATTACAGTAccatacagagtattttcagtGCCCTGAAAACTCTCTGCTCTCCACCTGTTTATCCTTCTATCccctcaacccctggcaaccactcgtttttgggtttttttttctgtctttctttctttctttttcttttgttttcttttcttttctttttacttttgccatagttttgtcttttcccaaATGTCAtatttggaatatcttttttgatttttaagacatttttccttctcatctttgatttctcttaAAACATCGCTCACTGTGTTTATTTGCTCTTCTGTTCCTTTTAATTCagtctttattttgaaattatttttgttcttttatttccagTACCTTCCTGAGTTCCGTTCCAGCTCTTGTCAAATCTTCCTTTTCCTCAACCACCTCATCCTTGATTCTGGcttatgctgtttttttttttgtttttttttgtttttgtttttttaaggctctatcttctcttcatttcttttggctGGTTTTGAAATGATGGGTCAGTTTACATCCGCTCTGTGGGCATGTCTTTCTGGTGGGTTTCATTATCTGCAGAGACGTTATACTCCATCTGATTCTTCCTCGCTCTCTGTTTAATAAAGACTTTGCACGAAATTGGAGGGTGCATCTTTTCTGTTGTTCATCTTTTAAGTGAGTTGAATATGCTTATACTTTAGAGAGAAGAGATGGAACATGATTTACCTTTTTCTAACTTCATAGTTCTCTAATTCTCTCTTCGGCTGTTTTctcaaagtgataaaaatatatacGGACTAGTGCTACCTCCTCTGCTTCTCTACCCTCTTTAATctaaactttctttttcctttgtctgtcCCGTGATCAATTTGGAATTTACTCCAAATTGTCTTTCAGTGAGAGATTTTGTCTTAGAATGAAGCTTCTTtcatactagaagaaaacatagggtaaATCCTCCATGACATTGAtttgggaaattatttttaaagatgtgaaCCTAAAAATACAGAccccaaaagcaaaaatagacaaataggattacattaaactaaaaagcttctgtacggccaaggaaacaatcaacagagtgaagagacaacctacagaatgggataaaatatttgccaaacacACACTGATAAGGGTTAATATCTAAactatataaggaactcaaacaactcaatagcaagcaAACAACCCAAtgtaaaagtgggcaaaggatctgaatagatgtttctcaaatAAAGAAGGAAGCTTTATTCTGTGAACATCTAGAGTGTGCAGCACCCAGACTGTCCCTGCACATCAGTCTTGTAGCATCATTGTCAATTTGCTGCCACCCACAAATTGATTCCTGCAGCATCTCCCTTAATTCCACCTGTTCTCAAACAGGCTCTCCATGCTTTTTGGTGAGCACCTGTTGGTGATTTGGGTGTTTTCATATCCTCGGGGATGTCAGATGTTGTCTGTGGATCTTTAGATTTACTATCTTATTTGCTGTGTTTTTACGTAAGGACTTAGAGAGCCCAAAAAATgacactgccaccaccaccattttTCCAGAATCACAAAAATCTTAATGAAGTTTCTACCGTAAGAATAATACATACTCTTTCATTGTTACATTGCCTTCCTCTCTCTGATCTTTCTGCCTCCCACTTATCAGAATCCTCGTGATTATATCAGGCCCCACTGGAAAATCCAGGATAACTTTCCCACCTTAACATCCTTACTGTAACCCCACCCACACGATCAGTTGATATTGACATTATGTTCCCCCAAGGCAATGTAGAGGCTGCCAGATCCTTGGTTTCAGTTCTGAGTGCAAGACCTGCAAACAAAGCTTTGCATCCTGGGGTGGAATGTATCGAATAATCTACATATGTTATCTGGAATTCTTCTGTAAAAAACACGTGTCCTTTCTccctcattaatttatttattcaatcgtTTATTTGTGGCATAGACTCGTATACTTTTATACTTTGGGATATAGTCTAATactaaatttttaagttttgtttttcagatggctTCAGTTTTCGCCACTGGGAACTCTTTCAGGTTGGTTACTGTGTCCCTTGGATTTACCTCCATcattgtttatgtgtgtgtgtgtgtgtgtgtgtagaaagccCTATTGCCACTTGCCCCCCAACATTGTTTTTTGAgtactttctggcactacaagacACTCCAGGCTCATGACAtgttttccctgcctcagccctaGAATCAGCCCTGATTCCTTTCATTGGAGAAAGATATTTGGAAACCAAGTTCTGTGTGCTTGGTGTGCTCTCTGTAATAGGTATCACTGCTAAGGCTTCTTGGTACAGAGTTAGAAATATATCTATGTGCaccaacatatatatacacatatatatacatacacacacacacccctacaatCATTTCTGCATCTGTCTACCTGGAAGTAAACATGAGTTCGTCCTAATGTCTGATTCCAATCCAGTACCACAGGGTTCATTCTGATCTTGTGTGGCCttatttgtaacttctttttCTGACTACGGTAAATCTggcttccatttttaaaagcatttatttatttcttcagtcattcatgcattcatccaTAGTTTAATGTAATTCTGAATTAGTAACCCATATCCCCAtgtgaaacaaatttacaactaGAGTACAGTATTCATGTCACATCTTCTCGTCTTTAGCCTTAGTTTCTACTCAAAGCACCATTTTTAACATTACTTAGGTAATCATTTTACCCTATGTCCTTCAGGAAAGTTATGTCATATATTTCTAATATAGTTAGATTCACTTGTCACAATCTGCTTTCCAGCCTTGTGTTGCTCACATTCGGGTTGATAATTTAAAATTCCACATATTACAGTTTATTCTTTGCGGTGTACCGTTCTGTGAGAGTGGACAACGCACAGTCATATACCCACCACCCCCAAACCATGCAAAACAGTTCCATCACAACTAAAAATTCCCCACCGTGATCTCTGCAATCAGCCTCTACACCTCCCGACAACCGCTGAGCTGTTTTCCATCATTAttgtttgccttttccagaatgtcatacaaatggaatctTTTTCCCTTGATCAATtgctcattcattttcattcctgAGTAGGATTTGATTATATGGTGATTGTATAGGTATAccactgttttacttttttatttcttttcttttcttcagagacagggtcttgctgtgttgcctaggctgtcctcaaactcttggactcaaatgattctcccttctcagcctccttagtagctgggattataggcacacaccacctcacctggctgttATCTATCGATTCACCTATTGAATGATATTATTAGTACTTCCAGATTTCTGTTAATAATGATTAAAGCTGCTACCAACATTTATAGACATGTTTTTATGTGCATGTAAGTTTCAAATTCTtttaggtaaatacctaggagtgtgaCTGCTGGATCACATGCTAAAGCATATGCCTAACTCTATAAAAACTACCAGATTGTCCTCCGAAGCGGCTGCACCATACTCCAtgcccaccagcaatgaatgacaGTTCTTGTTGGTTTGTGTCCTTAATAGCACTTGGCATTGTCACTTTCTTGGAATGTGTGCCCTCCCCTACATCAGCACCTATTCTTTCTAGGGAAGCCATTGCCCTAGAAACATACTCTGGGACTGAAACTTCCCTTATGGCAAGAGCTGAAGCAAGAGTCATTCCTATTTCTAAATCCAGGTCTTTATTTTGCCTGTGGAAATATGAATGCAGGCATAACTAATAGTtaaggcttttaaaatatatacattttgaggaggaaaagaggagagagaggaagaaagaagtaagaagaaagaaaaaaggaaagaaagaagactcaTCTTTGGGGAATTTGCAACATGTTACGTAAGGATGGAATATTGAGGTCAGAATTTGCAATCACAGaactcaaaaatataaatctgtTATAAAATGTTAGTGAAATTATATTTActggggtttgtttttttaaaaaagctaatttCTGCAATCTGCGAGCTTTCGGCGAGCCAAAAGCTTTGCCCCGGGATGTGATACCAAGGGATCCCGAGGCTTCCTCTTCGTGGGTGAAGGGGCAGTTTGCAAAGATACATGCCTAATGGTCTCATCTTCTAGAACTCTTAGTTGTCAGCTTTTTTGGTTGAGGACATCATTCCAGCCTTCAGTCTAAAAGGCTCTCCCTGGACGTTGCTCTCCTCCTTGAGTTAGAATAGGTCACCCAGGGCCTGGACTCAAGAACGGAGGATAGGGGCTGTCTTTGAATCTCTTTGGCAAGTGAGAAGGAGGGGATGTCTCTTCTCCTGAGATGCTCTTTTCTGTAAAACAGACTCTGGTTTCACAGTGGTTGGATGGCAAGGTGTCTGGATTTGCCTCACAGATCGGAAGCGACCTCAAATGGGGCAGCCTCTTTCCATCTACAGAACTTCTACTTGCCATAGCACTCCCAAAGGCCAGGGTTTCTAGGGCCCCAAAGAGCACACGAGGTGATACCAGATTCAGAAATATGCCTCAAACTGTCTTGGGTAAGTCTGAATTTGAGTCACTACGTTGTACCTTCAGCTTTCTGTTATATACCCATTATCAGGTGGTGGTGGAGTAAAGTTGGGGAGGAGAAAGGTGACTAAATAATCtttcatttataagaaaattagattaaaaaGCCTAAAAACgccttgcagattccataaaaaagTAATGAGAGTCCTGTGTGCACACTTTTATATACTTGGACCGGGGATACTTTGCACTTTGCAAAGCCCTGCCTGGTGCAGTGTTTCATGTGGACCTCACAGTCAAACCTGGCACTTCACTGGGACTGAGACAAAAGTCCCATTTTCTAGGTGAAGAAACAGGCTCTCTTGGGCAGCCACACAGCTTTTAAAGGGTGAATAGAGCTGGAATTAAACCCTGACCAAGTTCCATGCCACACAGCTGCGGCCACATAGCGTTACCCTGACAGTCGACCCTGtgaagcaggagacagatgctgcATTTTCACTGTTGTTTGTCCTCTGTTTTTGTAGTATCCCCGGGAACTTCCCCATCAGCCAGGGGGTTGTCCGCACCACCCTTCACCTGGCTCTCCAGTTGGCTGAGACGCTGCTTCATCTTCATCTGGGTGGCGTTGTACTCAGCCAGGAGGCGTGCAAACCTGGTCTGCAGGGTGTCCAGGGAGGACCCTAGCTGCTCCACCTTCTCCTCAAGGTCCTTGGGGTCCGCCCCTGCCCTGGCCAGCTCCTCATCAATCAGGTTGTCCTTCATCAGGATCTGCCGTCCTTTCTCCTCCAGGGCCTTCTTGGCTTCGGGGTACTCGGTGAGGGCCTCCATGAGATCGTCCTTGGAGAGGCAAAACAGGTCTGAGTAGCCGATACTGCGGATGTTGGCCGTCCTGCGGTTCCCTGATTTGCTCCCCTTGATGTTCAGGATGCTGATCTCCCCGAAGTAGCTGCCATCACTGAGGACCACGAACTGGGTGACCCCATCATCGGCCACCACGGCCAGCTTGCCCTCGTTGATAATGTACATCTCCTTCCCAATGTCTCCCTTCTTGCAGATATAGTCCCCAGGGCTGAACACGGTGGGCCGCAGCTTGAGCACCAGCTCCACCAGCAGCCCCGCTTCACAGTCCTGGAAGATGCGAACCTTCCTCAGCGTGTCCAGGTGCACGTTGATGGCGATCTCGGCCTTCAGCTTGTCTGGGAGGCTCTTGAGCACCTCCTTCTCATCCACTGTCTTCTTGTTGGCCCACAGGTAGTCAAACCACCGGATAACCCGCGTCTCCAAGTCCTTGGTCACCTTGCGGAACTGCATGTACTGCTTGATGGAGTCAATCTTGGCCTGAAACTCTGCCCGCGAGGCGTTCATATTCGAGATCATGGAGCCCACATTGCCCACAATGGTGGCAAAAATCAGAACGCCCACCAAGAAGTCTACGACCACAAAGAGATACTCCTCGTCTTTCACGGGGGGCGGGGTCTCACCGATGGTGGTAAGGGTCAAGGTGGACCAGTAGAGGCTGTAAATGTACTTCCTGGAGAGGCGCCCATGCTCTGGGATTGAGATGTTTGGGTAGACCCAGGAGTCTGTCCCAAAACCGATGAACTTGGAAATAGCGAAGTAGATGCAGGCATTCCAGTGGATGATGATGAGAATGTACAAGACCAAGTTCCCAATCCTGAACATATTGGGGTAGTTGGTCCTCGTCTCTGTGCGGTCAAAGAATTCAAAGAGCCGGGAAAACTTCAGTAGGCGGTTGAACCTCAGTTCTGGGTAGTTCATGCCCATCTTTAAGTAAGCCAGGTCGGTGGGGACCAGGGATAACACATCCAGCTTGAACTGCGTGGTTGTCTTGTAATGCTGCCACAGCCTGTTGGTATCACTGACCATTAAGCCTTGCTCAAGAAAACCTAAAGAAGAAGATGGAGGTCACTCGGGCATCACAGAGGCTGACTTTTTTTGACCATAGTACAAAGAAACATCTTTTACCTCATGGCTACAGAATATGCAGTGATACATATATAATAGAAATGATTTCAAAACCAACACTTCCCATGACTACAGGAAATGCACTCTGATATTTTCTAATCTATGAGGTTCTATCtcttctattgaatttttttaaaacacaggtcgattgaataaatttaaatataaattaggtATTAGATGATAACGAGGAatgattattaaattttaaaagataaatggaaattatatacatatttttaaaaaggatcctTTAAAATTAGAGATACATGTTGTAAATCAAAAAGTGATGgtgggccaggtgccgtggctcatgcctataatcccagtactttgagaggctgaggtgggcggatcacctgaggtcagaggttcgagaccagcctgggcaatatggtgaaaccctgcctcttctaaaaataaaaaaattagccagatgtagtggcacacccctgtaatcccagctactcgggaagctgaggcacgagaaccacttgaacccaggaggcagagggtgcagtgagccaagatcgcaccactgcactccagcctgggcaacagagtgagacactgactcttaaaaaaaaaaaaaagtgatggagGCGATCTCAATtgatttagaggtttattttacCAAGGTTGAAAGTACACCTATGAGAAAGAAACGCAAGTCACAGTAGGATCTGTGgcctgtgctttttccaaagaggatTTTGAGGATGTCAATACTTAAAAGGGACACAGCAGGCAGCAGGCaggacaggaaagaaagaaaagaatgggtGGGTAGGCAATGAAGCCAGTAGTTACATTCTTGTGAAGCTTTGATTAGCACTCAGTGAATCTACATGTGAAAAGAGGGGAGTGGAGGAAAAGCACATTATGCAaactacattttacataagataaagtaaGCATGTGAAATTACAGCTATCTGtttgggaagaaaaggaaggcagCTTTTGCATGACTCAGTTCCCAAGCGTAACTCTTCCCTTTGGCACAGTGAGTTTGACTTCCTGAGATACTCTATTTTCTATTCAAAACGCTAAAGTGCTTACTGCCTGGGGTTTGCTTACACCAGCCAAGAAAAGAGTGGATGcaacaaaaaagcagaaacaaaaacaggaaaatgaaacaagaaaagggTGGatgaaacaaaaaagcagaaacaaaaacaggaaaatgaaacaagaaaagggTGGATGAAACAAGAAAAGGAACAGACGAAACAAGATGGGCAGAATGTTGGTAACAGCTGGAGCTGGGTGAGGGTACATGGGGATTCATAACAGTATTCTCTCTGCTTTTGCGTACGTTTgaacatattaataataaaaatttaaaaaacacaggccatggcctcccaaactgATTTCACCAGTCAGCAGTGGGGCACAACCTGCCTTTTGAAAACATCTCGCAGGAACACAGCTGTCCTTGGTTGCACGTGACTGTTACCCAAGAggctttaaaaatttatgaagttCGGGACCCACCCCCAAAGAATCTGACTGGTCTGGAGATGGGCTGGACACCTAGAGCCAGGGGCATTATGATGGGTGAAATCAATTAAGGAGGCCATGACCcgcattcttttttgttttttacattttcaaacatgcacaaaagtagagagaatgatAGAATTAGTCCTTTTGAAGTTGTGGTGGGCATCAGTATTTCCCCGAGGGCTGTGTGAAATGCAGAGTGCCAGCCTGCAACCTAGAGTTGGCTCCTGGAAGTTGGGGGCAAGTCCAGCAAGTGCCACGTGATGCTAGTGCTGCGGGTCCAGGCCACTGAGGCTAGACTGGGGTAGGACGTCCCACTCTGCTCAAACTGAAAATCTAGTGTGCTGTCACAACGAAGAACACCCTGCTTCCCAGCCCCCAGTTCTTCTTAGCATTATTTGTTACACATGAGTTACTGAGGGCCTTGATCATATGTAGCCTCCTGTGCCTCCAGCCTCTTCCCCACTTCTTTAAGATGTCTTCTCACAATTCTAATGATGTTTTCCTTGGAGTGTGATTCCTGTGCCTCCGTCTCTCCCAGCTTCTTGCTGAATCTTGAGTTGCTGAATCTTGACTTTGGGTAGTATCCCAAATTCCTGGGATACTACCCAAGCACAAGAAGGCGTAGGGTTAATGTCTGAGTCAGGGTGTCTCATCCCACTGAAGCTGGGCTGAGACCAGGGAACATCAGCCCAGTGGGCCACTTACAGAGCTCGTGTGTCTATGGAGTTTAACATGACTGCAGTAGGGGAGCAGATGGCCAGGGCTGGCTAGGTCACCCATGCAAGCCTGAGCCTGTGTATCTGAGGTCTTCTAAGTTATGATGCTAGGCACCAGTGTGGAAGCAAATGGTGGACCAGTCTGGCATGGCTGGGCAGTGACTGTggactttggacaagtcacttggTGTCTCTGACACTGGTTTCTAAATCAGCAAGATGGGAAGGTAATCGTGCCTGTGCTTCTTGTCCCATGCAGTGGTTCTAATGAAGAAGCCAGACGCACTTGAAATATTTTGTACATAGAGCCACACAGAGGTTGGCTATTGTGATCTGCTGGTGTTTGCACCAACAGCTATGGcatagcattattttatttatttatttttttttgagacaaggtcttgctctgtaacctgAGGCCATGACTCCCtttagtcttgacctcctgggctcaagcaatcctctcacctcagcctcctgaggcacACACcaacaggcccagctaatttttgctttttgtagagacaaggtcttgctatgttgccctggctagtctggaactcctggcctcaaaggacccttctgtcttggcctctcaaagtgctgggattacaggtgcctgcaccCATGACTGGCCTGGCAGTTTTTAGTTCAAAAATCCTGGAAACAGGGCCTCTACCAGCTTAGGCAGTGTCTTGGTGCAGATTAGAAAAAGATGTCCCAAGGGCACACAGTTCAGCACCTAAGAAATGTGAGGCGGTGAGGATCCTTTCCCATCTCCAACCAGAGATGATTTGAAGGAAGTTCTCACTCACCAGGGCCCTATTTCAGGTTTTCATTCTCCACATGTTAAAACTCCTCTGAAAGCCACGGAGTAACATGTCCTGGATCCTCTGACTGTCTGAGAAGAGAAACTCCAAGATTGCCTGAGCTCTCATTCCTGCTCACCCCAGTGTCGATAGTGAGAGCTGGAGGGGTCCTTCAAGATTGCAGTTCTGCctgcttatttcttttcttttcttttttttttgacagagtgttgctgtgtcacccaggttggagtgcagtggcatgatctccactcactgcaacctctacctcccggaattcaagtgattctcctgcctcagcctctcaagtagctgagattacaggcacatgccagcaggcccagctaatttttgtatttttagtagagatggggtttcaccatgttggccaggctggt harbors:
- the CNGA3 gene encoding cyclic nucleotide-gated cation channel alpha-3 isoform X2, translating into MAKINTQYSHSSRTHLRVKPSDRDLDRAENGLSRAHSPCEETSSALQPGIAMETRGLADPGQGSFTGQELARLSRLVFLLRRWAVRHVHDEDQGPDCFPDRFRGAELKEVSSQESNAQANVGSQEPADRGRRRKTKKDAIVVDPSSNLYYRWLTAIALPVFYNWCLLICRACFDELQSEYLMLWLLLDYSADVLYALDVLVRARTGFLEQGLMVSDTNRLWQHYKTTTQFKLDVLSLVPTDLAYLKMGMNYPELRFNRLLKFSRLFEFFDRTETRTNYPNMFRIGNLVLYILIIIHWNACIYFAISKFIGFGTDSWVYPNISIPEHGRLSRKYIYSLYWSTLTLTTIGETPPPVKDEEYLFVVVDFLVGVLIFATIVGNVGSMISNMNASRAEFQAKIDSIKQYMQFRKVTKDLETRVIRWFDYLWANKKTVDEKEVLKSLPDKLKAEIAINVHLDTLRKVRIFQDCEAGLLVELVLKLRPTVFSPGDYICKKGDIGKEMYIINEGKLAVVADDGVTQFVVLSDGSYFGEISILNIKGSKSGNRRTANIRSIGYSDLFCLSKDDLMEALTEYPEAKKALEEKGRQILMKDNLIDEELARAGADPKDLEEKVEQLGSSLDTLQTRFARLLAEYNATQMKMKQRLSQLESQVKGGADNPLADGEVPGDTTKTEDKQQ
- the CNGA3 gene encoding cyclic nucleotide-gated cation channel alpha-3 isoform X1 gives rise to the protein MAKINTQYSHSSRTHLRVKPSDRDLDRAENGLSRAHSPCEETSSALQPGIAMETRGLADPGQGSFTGQELARLSRLVFLLRRWAVRHVHDEDQGPDCFPDRFRGAELKEVSSQESNAQANVGSQEPADRGRSAWPLAKRNTNSSNNTEEERKTKKDAIVVDPSSNLYYRWLTAIALPVFYNWCLLICRACFDELQSEYLMLWLLLDYSADVLYALDVLVRARTGFLEQGLMVSDTNRLWQHYKTTTQFKLDVLSLVPTDLAYLKMGMNYPELRFNRLLKFSRLFEFFDRTETRTNYPNMFRIGNLVLYILIIIHWNACIYFAISKFIGFGTDSWVYPNISIPEHGRLSRKYIYSLYWSTLTLTTIGETPPPVKDEEYLFVVVDFLVGVLIFATIVGNVGSMISNMNASRAEFQAKIDSIKQYMQFRKVTKDLETRVIRWFDYLWANKKTVDEKEVLKSLPDKLKAEIAINVHLDTLRKVRIFQDCEAGLLVELVLKLRPTVFSPGDYICKKGDIGKEMYIINEGKLAVVADDGVTQFVVLSDGSYFGEISILNIKGSKSGNRRTANIRSIGYSDLFCLSKDDLMEALTEYPEAKKALEEKGRQILMKDNLIDEELARAGADPKDLEEKVEQLGSSLDTLQTRFARLLAEYNATQMKMKQRLSQLESQVKGGADNPLADGEVPGDTTKTEDKQQ
- the CNGA3 gene encoding cyclic nucleotide-gated cation channel alpha-3 isoform X3, which translates into the protein MMPMRSEIALAGSPECSSGPQGRLSRLVFLLRRWAVRHVHDEDQGPDCFPDRFRGAELKEVSSQESNAQANVGSQEPADRGRSAWPLAKRNTNSSNNTEEERKTKKDAIVVDPSSNLYYRWLTAIALPVFYNWCLLICRACFDELQSEYLMLWLLLDYSADVLYALDVLVRARTGFLEQGLMVSDTNRLWQHYKTTTQFKLDVLSLVPTDLAYLKMGMNYPELRFNRLLKFSRLFEFFDRTETRTNYPNMFRIGNLVLYILIIIHWNACIYFAISKFIGFGTDSWVYPNISIPEHGRLSRKYIYSLYWSTLTLTTIGETPPPVKDEEYLFVVVDFLVGVLIFATIVGNVGSMISNMNASRAEFQAKIDSIKQYMQFRKVTKDLETRVIRWFDYLWANKKTVDEKEVLKSLPDKLKAEIAINVHLDTLRKVRIFQDCEAGLLVELVLKLRPTVFSPGDYICKKGDIGKEMYIINEGKLAVVADDGVTQFVVLSDGSYFGEISILNIKGSKSGNRRTANIRSIGYSDLFCLSKDDLMEALTEYPEAKKALEEKGRQILMKDNLIDEELARAGADPKDLEEKVEQLGSSLDTLQTRFARLLAEYNATQMKMKQRLSQLESQVKGGADNPLADGEVPGDTTKTEDKQQ